Proteins co-encoded in one Arthrobacter globiformis genomic window:
- a CDS encoding CBS domain-containing protein, whose protein sequence is MSILARDIMTGGAECIGVNETLEQAARKMKDLDVGSLPICGEDNRLKGMLTDRDIVVRCLADGGDPKSTKAGDLAEGKPVTIGADDTIEEAIRTMQQHQVRRLPVIDGHDLVGMLSQADIARNYPEDRVGELVEFISF, encoded by the coding sequence ATGTCGATCCTGGCACGCGACATCATGACCGGCGGCGCAGAATGCATTGGCGTCAATGAAACCCTTGAGCAGGCGGCCAGGAAGATGAAGGATCTCGACGTCGGATCCCTCCCGATCTGCGGCGAGGACAACCGGCTCAAGGGCATGCTCACCGACCGGGATATCGTGGTCCGCTGCCTGGCCGACGGCGGCGACCCCAAGAGCACCAAGGCCGGCGACCTCGCCGAGGGAAAACCGGTGACCATCGGCGCCGACGACACCATTGAGGAAGCCATCAGGACCATGCAGCAGCACCAGGTGAGGAGGCTGCCGGTCATCGACGGCCACGACCTGGTCGGGATGCTCAGCCAGGCCGACATCGCCCGGAACTACCCGGAGGACCGGGTGGGCGAACTGGTGGAGTTCATTTCCTTCTAA